In the Ruficoccus amylovorans genome, one interval contains:
- a CDS encoding calcium/sodium antiporter: protein MLIPVLLVCLSLALLFIGAEGLVRGSSTLAARFGVSPLVIGLTVVAFGTSSPELVVSLQATLNGQGDITLGNVLGSNSFNIGIILGLTALICPIRVHLQVIRFDAPIALGVALALPLILLGGTVTRPESALLVAALIVYILLNLRQARKEPPQTDNDLLLDAPKISWHHWGIDLALIVAGLGLLIFGSDLLVRNAVLIARQIGVSDAVIGLTIIAAGTSMPELATSVIAALRRQPDIAIGNVVGSNIFNILGILGISGLVAPIHATGIQPLDTLMVIVFTVLLLPLLYTGRRLIRLEGLLLLAVYGLYLWMLWPQPA from the coding sequence ATGCTCATCCCTGTCCTATTGGTTTGCCTATCGCTCGCGCTGCTTTTTATCGGGGCCGAAGGGCTCGTGCGCGGAAGTTCGACACTCGCCGCCCGTTTCGGGGTCAGCCCCCTTGTCATCGGGCTGACTGTCGTCGCCTTCGGGACCAGCTCCCCCGAACTGGTAGTGAGCCTCCAGGCAACACTGAACGGTCAGGGCGACATCACGCTGGGCAATGTGCTGGGCTCGAATTCCTTCAACATCGGGATCATCCTGGGCTTGACCGCCCTGATTTGCCCGATTCGGGTTCACCTGCAAGTCATCCGATTCGATGCGCCCATCGCACTCGGTGTCGCTCTGGCACTTCCCTTGATCCTGTTGGGTGGAACCGTCACCCGACCGGAAAGCGCCCTGCTCGTGGCGGCTCTCATCGTTTACATCCTGCTGAATCTGCGGCAGGCCCGCAAAGAGCCGCCACAGACGGACAACGATTTGCTGCTGGATGCGCCTAAAATCTCGTGGCATCACTGGGGCATCGATCTTGCCCTGATCGTAGCCGGACTGGGCCTGCTGATTTTCGGCTCCGACCTGCTGGTTCGCAATGCGGTGCTCATCGCCCGTCAGATCGGGGTCAGTGATGCGGTCATCGGCCTGACGATCATCGCCGCCGGAACCAGTATGCCGGAGCTGGCCACCTCGGTTATCGCCGCCCTGCGCAGGCAGCCGGACATCGCCATCGGCAATGTTGTGGGCTCCAACATCTTTAATATCCTCGGGATTCTCGGTATCAGCGGTCTGGTCGCCCCCATACACGCCACCGGCATTCAGCCGCTCGATACCCTCATGGTCATCGTCTTCACGGTATTGCTGCTGCCCCTTCTCTACACTGGCAGACGACTCATCCGCCTGGAAGGTCTGCTGTTGCTGGCTGTTTACGGTCTGTACCTGTGGATGCTCTGGCCGCAACCGGCGTGA
- a CDS encoding DUF2264 domain-containing protein — MPAPLETIAPRRESTGSLWLSERALRLLTPVMACIEPERARIALHGRASDHDARADRLESVARPFHLYALLGRHAPEQLPESWHASFSACLDHGTCPESSTYWGEATNFHQLVVEMGLLVLSLEISREHFWSTLEPGLRERVLDWLESARGVAMHWNNHLFFGIFILEFLRREGRAHHEDTALIEQHFRELESMHRGRGWFRDGLNDSSDFYNAYAFHYYGLSWCYFFADRDDERRKRWMDWGQAFLTSYPTLFASNGAVPGFGRSQIYRFASLAPFGPALALNCCPLDASIVRRIVQTHLDYFLEADAFTAEGWLNIGWTTPLPAIAESYSCTASCYWAAKGFSLLLLPPEHSFWRAEPADTQTAYPDATHPLPGVGLTLRRFGGDSEIINTGTAVSLMNLRYFAAKWSKLAYRASSGTVLPCPAHPWPADLALIAEAEGTRFGRHLTYATEFGENSARCVYALGEKTHRFVARVDTRISWEGAWLLVEHEIEANGPCRLIQGGFALGYAPGEAPEPFPLERGLSVRTPDGRHSLLLDVDGFDTFSLDHCAPDAGQLHTLYPLHTIPLASAQMRGEKLHLSCLIYSGPEHAVDPPESLAGQTRRRDAFASTAQNP, encoded by the coding sequence ATGCCCGCGCCACTTGAGACCATTGCTCCGCGCCGAGAGAGCACCGGCTCCCTTTGGCTGAGCGAGCGGGCACTGCGCCTGCTCACTCCCGTCATGGCCTGCATCGAGCCGGAGCGGGCGCGCATCGCCCTGCACGGACGCGCCTCCGACCACGACGCACGGGCCGACCGCCTGGAGTCCGTCGCGCGCCCCTTTCACCTCTACGCACTGTTGGGACGGCACGCCCCGGAACAGCTTCCGGAGTCCTGGCATGCCAGTTTCTCCGCCTGCCTCGACCACGGAACGTGTCCTGAATCATCAACCTACTGGGGAGAGGCGACAAACTTCCACCAGTTGGTGGTCGAAATGGGACTACTCGTCCTGAGCCTGGAAATCTCGCGCGAGCATTTCTGGTCCACCCTGGAACCGGGGCTGCGCGAGCGCGTGCTTGACTGGCTGGAAAGTGCCCGGGGCGTCGCCATGCACTGGAACAACCATTTATTCTTCGGGATTTTCATCCTCGAATTTCTCCGGCGCGAAGGCCGCGCCCACCACGAAGACACGGCTTTGATCGAGCAGCATTTTCGCGAACTGGAGTCCATGCACCGCGGCAGGGGCTGGTTCCGCGACGGACTGAACGACTCGTCGGATTTCTACAACGCCTACGCCTTCCACTACTACGGGCTGAGCTGGTGTTATTTTTTCGCGGACCGGGACGATGAACGCCGCAAGCGCTGGATGGACTGGGGACAAGCCTTTCTGACCAGCTACCCGACCCTCTTCGCCAGCAATGGCGCAGTCCCCGGCTTCGGACGCTCGCAGATTTACCGCTTCGCCTCGCTGGCCCCCTTTGGCCCGGCGCTCGCCTTGAACTGCTGCCCGCTGGACGCCTCCATCGTAAGACGCATTGTGCAAACCCACCTGGACTATTTCCTCGAAGCTGACGCCTTCACCGCCGAGGGCTGGCTGAACATCGGCTGGACCACCCCGCTCCCGGCCATTGCCGAGAGCTACTCGTGCACGGCCAGTTGCTACTGGGCGGCGAAGGGATTTTCCCTGCTCCTGCTACCGCCGGAGCACAGCTTCTGGAGAGCCGAGCCTGCCGACACCCAAACCGCCTACCCGGATGCCACCCACCCCCTGCCCGGTGTCGGGCTGACCCTGCGGCGCTTCGGAGGCGACTCCGAGATCATCAACACCGGCACGGCGGTTTCGCTGATGAACCTGCGGTACTTCGCGGCTAAGTGGTCGAAGCTGGCCTACCGGGCCTCCTCCGGGACCGTGCTCCCCTGCCCCGCACATCCCTGGCCTGCCGACCTCGCGCTCATCGCCGAGGCGGAAGGGACGCGCTTTGGCCGTCACCTGACCTATGCCACGGAGTTCGGAGAGAACAGCGCCCGCTGTGTCTATGCGCTGGGCGAAAAAACACACCGGTTCGTGGCCCGGGTTGACACGCGCATCAGTTGGGAAGGCGCCTGGCTGCTCGTCGAGCATGAGATCGAAGCCAACGGTCCCTGCCGCTTGATTCAGGGCGGCTTTGCCCTCGGGTACGCCCCGGGCGAAGCACCCGAGCCGTTCCCGCTGGAACGCGGCTTGTCCGTGCGAACGCCCGACGGGCGTCATTCGCTCCTGCTGGACGTGGACGGTTTTGACACCTTCAGCCTCGACCATTGCGCCCCGGACGCCGGGCAGCTTCACACCCTTTACCCGTTGCATACCATTCCGCTCGCTTCCGCTCAGATGAGGGGGGAGAAATTGCACTTGTCCTGCCTGATTTACAGCGGTCCCGAACACGCTGTCGATCCCCCCGAGTCCCTGGCAGGGCAAACAAGAAGGCGGGATGCCTTCGCCTCCACCGCCCAAAATCCGTAG
- the kdpB gene encoding potassium-transporting ATPase subunit KdpB, which produces MANKVSQSPWSGALLRAASLEGWKKMDPRVQVRNPVMAVVWLGAVVLTVLLPFHFSGFNLQIALWLWLTLWFANFAEAVAEGRGKAQAASLRKAKTTLQARRLKEDGSEEAVSAADLAKGDRFVCEAGDPIPADGEIIEGIATVDESAITGESAPVIRESGGDRSAVTGGTRVLSDRIVVRVTVEQGQSFLDKMIGLIETAKRQRTPNEAALGILLVSLTVIFVLVVFSLPLMLKYPAFEGVQITLPILVALLVCLIPTTIGALLSAIGISGMDRLVRHNVLAMSGRAVEAAGDVDVLLLDKTGTITLGNRQATEFVPAPSVEPQAMADAAQLASLADETPEGRSVMVLAKNKFGLRGRDLHALDATPVKFTAETRMSGLDIHSRGGVRKLRKGAVEAMERFAQRSGITLPAEVKAAAERIARDGGTPLLVADETKVYGVIHLKDVVKGGIRERFEHLRRMGIRTIMVTGDNPATAAAIAAEAGVDDFIAEAKPEDKLGRIQQEQGKGHLVAMMGDGTNDAPALAQADVGVAMNSGTQAAREAGNMVDLDSNPTKLIEVVEIGKQLLMTRGSLTTFSLTNDIAKYFAILPAIFIGLFASHGAEGPLAALNIMGLHSPQSAILSAVIFNALVIVALIPLALKGVPYKPIGAAEALRRNLLVYGLGGLIVPFAGIKLIDLIVAGLGLA; this is translated from the coding sequence ATGGCAAACAAAGTGTCACAATCCCCGTGGTCCGGTGCGTTGCTGAGGGCGGCGTCGCTGGAGGGCTGGAAGAAGATGGACCCCCGGGTGCAGGTGCGCAACCCGGTCATGGCTGTGGTCTGGCTGGGAGCCGTGGTCCTGACCGTGCTGCTGCCTTTTCATTTCTCGGGTTTCAACCTGCAAATCGCGCTCTGGCTGTGGCTCACGCTGTGGTTCGCCAACTTCGCCGAGGCCGTGGCCGAGGGCCGGGGCAAGGCCCAGGCCGCCTCGCTGCGCAAAGCCAAGACGACGCTCCAGGCCCGCCGCCTCAAAGAGGACGGCAGCGAGGAGGCCGTTTCGGCGGCCGACCTGGCCAAGGGCGATCGCTTCGTCTGCGAAGCCGGGGACCCGATCCCTGCTGATGGCGAAATCATCGAGGGCATCGCCACGGTGGACGAGAGCGCCATCACCGGGGAGTCCGCGCCGGTCATCCGTGAAAGCGGCGGCGACCGCAGCGCGGTGACCGGCGGCACGCGGGTACTCTCTGACCGGATTGTGGTGCGCGTCACGGTGGAGCAAGGGCAGAGCTTTCTGGACAAGATGATCGGCCTGATCGAGACGGCCAAGCGCCAGCGCACGCCGAACGAGGCCGCTCTGGGCATCCTGCTGGTCAGCCTGACGGTCATCTTCGTATTGGTCGTTTTCAGCCTTCCGTTGATGCTGAAATACCCGGCCTTCGAGGGCGTCCAGATCACATTGCCGATTCTGGTCGCCCTGCTGGTGTGCCTGATCCCGACCACGATCGGAGCACTCCTGAGCGCGATCGGTATCTCCGGCATGGACCGGCTGGTGCGGCATAATGTGCTGGCCATGAGTGGCCGTGCTGTCGAGGCCGCGGGCGATGTCGATGTCCTGCTACTGGACAAGACCGGCACGATCACCCTGGGCAACCGGCAGGCGACGGAGTTCGTCCCGGCCCCCAGTGTCGAACCGCAGGCAATGGCCGACGCCGCCCAACTGGCCTCCCTCGCAGACGAGACGCCGGAAGGCCGTTCGGTCATGGTGCTGGCCAAGAACAAATTCGGCCTGCGGGGTCGCGACCTGCATGCGCTCGATGCCACCCCGGTCAAGTTCACCGCCGAAACCCGCATGAGCGGACTGGACATTCATTCGAGGGGCGGCGTGCGCAAGCTGCGCAAGGGTGCGGTGGAGGCGATGGAACGATTCGCCCAGCGCAGCGGGATCACGCTCCCGGCGGAGGTCAAGGCCGCCGCCGAGCGTATCGCCCGCGACGGCGGCACCCCGCTGCTGGTGGCCGACGAAACGAAAGTCTATGGCGTCATCCACCTCAAGGATGTGGTCAAGGGCGGCATCCGGGAGCGCTTCGAGCACTTGCGCCGCATGGGCATCCGCACGATCATGGTCACCGGCGACAATCCCGCCACCGCCGCCGCCATCGCGGCTGAGGCCGGGGTGGACGACTTTATCGCGGAGGCCAAACCGGAAGACAAGCTCGGGCGCATCCAGCAGGAACAAGGCAAGGGGCATCTGGTCGCCATGATGGGCGACGGCACCAACGACGCCCCCGCCCTGGCCCAGGCCGATGTCGGCGTGGCCATGAACAGCGGGACGCAGGCCGCGCGCGAGGCGGGCAACATGGTCGATCTGGACAGCAACCCGACCAAGCTCATCGAGGTGGTCGAGATCGGCAAGCAGCTCCTGATGACGCGCGGCTCGCTGACCACCTTCAGCCTGACCAACGACATCGCCAAGTATTTCGCCATCCTCCCGGCGATCTTTATCGGGCTGTTCGCCTCCCACGGGGCGGAAGGCCCGCTGGCGGCGCTCAACATCATGGGCCTGCATTCGCCGCAGTCGGCGATCCTGAGCGCGGTTATTTTCAACGCGCTGGTCATCGTCGCCCTCATCCCGCTCGCGCTCAAGGGCGTGCCTTACAAGCCCATCGGCGCGGCAGAGGCCCTGCGGCGCAACCTGCTCGTGTACGGCCTGGGCGGGCTCATCGTGCCCTTCGCGGGCATCAAGCTGATCGACCTGATCGTGGCCGGACTCGGCCTGGCCTGA
- a CDS encoding alginate lyase family protein: MVRCVLWWSSQDGEFMFFLHHPLKTSLIAGWLLFTMASVSGIAQASYGAVAAGQGVFLSADRIRQLQTRVASHTEPNYSAYLEMKSLADASLEREPHTPVDGHWQVPGFYQDTVGHRAAKNGLRDDANIAYALALTYRMTGDPAYAVAAARLVRAWTMVTQLEAGDDSSLSFSYHFPAMIFAADLLRGSDAWSAEDEIQFQHYLNLVKTQLRTWPVWHRDNNWGNWGLVLGFAIAAYNGDQQLFDEATHRWMELIPIQMDDRGHLVKEVRRNQGRGEHGIWYSHFTIGASVIAAEIARINGVDLFDYTSKDGRKLQTAFDTLAGWVRNPASFPYYTGDLSQLHAINYVGYYEILSGRWSNPDAAASLATERPTHMEHCAPYLSFTHAEIPVEAQAPPDPLP; encoded by the coding sequence ATGGTACGTTGTGTTTTATGGTGGAGCTCCCAAGATGGCGAATTTATGTTTTTCTTACATCACCCTCTCAAGACATCCCTGATCGCTGGATGGTTGCTGTTCACGATGGCTTCGGTCTCTGGCATAGCTCAGGCATCCTACGGCGCCGTCGCTGCCGGGCAGGGCGTGTTTCTCAGCGCAGATCGTATTAGGCAGTTGCAGACCAGAGTCGCGTCGCACACGGAGCCCAATTATTCCGCCTATTTGGAAATGAAATCGCTGGCCGATGCGTCGCTGGAGCGCGAACCCCACACGCCGGTGGATGGGCACTGGCAGGTGCCGGGGTTCTATCAGGACACGGTGGGCCATCGTGCGGCAAAGAACGGGCTTCGCGACGATGCCAACATTGCATACGCCTTGGCGCTGACCTATCGCATGACAGGTGACCCTGCCTATGCGGTGGCGGCAGCCCGCTTGGTGCGAGCCTGGACGATGGTCACGCAACTGGAGGCCGGAGACGATTCCAGCTTAAGCTTCAGCTACCATTTCCCGGCAATGATTTTCGCGGCTGATTTGCTGCGTGGATCCGATGCCTGGAGTGCGGAGGATGAGATTCAATTCCAGCATTATTTGAATCTCGTGAAAACTCAACTGCGCACCTGGCCTGTATGGCACAGGGATAATAACTGGGGCAATTGGGGGCTTGTTCTGGGATTTGCCATCGCCGCCTATAATGGGGATCAGCAATTGTTTGATGAGGCCACTCACCGTTGGATGGAGTTGATCCCCATTCAGATGGATGACCGGGGGCATCTCGTCAAGGAGGTGCGGCGTAATCAGGGCCGTGGGGAGCATGGCATCTGGTATTCTCACTTCACGATCGGGGCAAGCGTGATCGCCGCTGAAATCGCCCGGATCAATGGTGTCGATCTTTTCGACTATACCTCGAAAGATGGGCGTAAGCTACAGACCGCTTTCGACACCTTGGCCGGATGGGTGCGTAATCCCGCAAGTTTCCCTTATTACACGGGCGACCTGAGTCAGCTGCATGCGATCAACTACGTTGGTTATTATGAAATCCTCAGCGGGCGCTGGAGCAACCCGGATGCCGCTGCTTCGCTCGCAACCGAGCGTCCTACCCATATGGAGCACTGTGCCCCTTACCTGAGCTTCACGCATGCTGAGATACCTGTCGAAGCACAGGCACCGCCGGATCCGCTGCCGTAG
- a CDS encoding substrate-binding domain-containing protein: protein MPGLPTPPRIALLIRAHLSIKREILENIGQWVAHTRSWELEYLDDAIDARQWAVSESVSGIIAWPDSDENISFLSRCGRPVVTLGSLTGTLRPRIRFDNQAIGALAAEHFLQRGLRHFAFYGERMNYSYCTERLKGFSQRLKAEGFTPAVFSMQHDSQSLKNVLDQASGWLRDLPKPIGILADRDASGTHLLAMCQHAGIRVPDMVAVCGVGGDRILCRLGTPSLSSVQLPGKQIAECAIDLMSRMLNGDKVEPTTTLDEFRMIERASTNMFAEDDPVVHKALSHIRDHYHETATTDAIARACGVSRRVLERRFKNATARTVQNEVLRVRVMRAKDLLLDSEYSVAQIADLCGFTEPQRLSEAFRRHFGRSPSQIRTGKRPS, encoded by the coding sequence ATGCCAGGTTTGCCCACACCTCCGCGTATCGCGCTCCTCATCCGCGCCCATCTGAGCATCAAACGCGAGATACTGGAAAATATCGGACAGTGGGTGGCTCACACCCGTTCATGGGAATTGGAGTATCTGGACGACGCCATTGACGCCAGGCAATGGGCCGTATCGGAGAGCGTAAGCGGGATCATCGCCTGGCCGGACAGCGATGAAAATATCAGCTTTCTCAGCCGATGCGGTCGCCCGGTTGTCACGCTTGGCAGCCTCACAGGAACCCTGCGACCCCGAATCCGCTTTGACAATCAGGCGATCGGAGCGCTCGCTGCCGAGCACTTCCTCCAACGCGGCCTCAGGCATTTCGCGTTCTACGGCGAGCGCATGAATTACAGCTACTGCACCGAGCGGTTGAAAGGATTTTCCCAGCGACTCAAAGCGGAAGGATTCACTCCGGCTGTGTTCTCCATGCAGCACGATTCACAAAGTCTGAAAAACGTCCTCGACCAGGCTTCAGGTTGGTTAAGGGATTTACCCAAACCCATCGGCATACTGGCGGATCGTGATGCCTCGGGTACGCATCTGCTAGCGATGTGCCAGCACGCCGGGATTCGCGTTCCGGACATGGTCGCCGTTTGCGGAGTAGGCGGTGATCGCATACTCTGTCGGCTGGGGACCCCCTCCCTCAGTTCCGTGCAACTGCCGGGTAAACAAATCGCGGAATGCGCCATTGATTTGATGAGCCGCATGCTCAATGGCGACAAGGTTGAGCCCACGACCACACTGGACGAATTCCGTATGATCGAACGCGCTTCGACCAACATGTTTGCGGAGGATGATCCGGTTGTTCACAAAGCACTGAGCCACATTCGTGACCACTATCACGAGACGGCAACGACAGATGCCATCGCCCGCGCCTGCGGGGTTTCCCGGCGCGTGCTTGAGCGTCGCTTCAAGAACGCCACCGCCCGAACGGTACAGAACGAAGTCCTACGCGTGCGGGTTATGCGGGCAAAAGATCTTTTACTCGATTCGGAGTATTCTGTGGCCCAAATCGCCGACCTTTGCGGCTTCACCGAACCCCAAAGACTCTCCGAAGCCTTCCGTCGCCACTTCGGGCGCAGTCCGAGTCAGATCCGAACGGGGAAACGGCCATCGTGA
- a CDS encoding heparinase II/III domain-containing protein encodes MMKTHLIATLLLCCALHPLSATNQWIRPADLPEVPPEPPRTWILKDQQERFAKYCLEGEDARFFANLKADFDRQYLHVAFPAEPESFGDSNPSTRTSDKIDAWREAQDTCNLAAGVASTAAIIWRATGEQAYLDKAREFLLGVTEWDLDGATNILYNDETNFRLLRLLPETYDQIRDELTPEERTRVLDMFRARGNLTFQHMLDNRTGLVIRNSLLVEPSSHPVRFVPMLGLMGLALWDDLPEAQDWFAFAYRFYREQFPPWGGDDGGWAEGLAYWRGTIEHASFQDGLWLIGAPEAYANPFWKRTFYFPVYFLTPWASTAYGDTPLAGKIGMEPGIRDIIVHAAKIYQDGYLSAYAALYEDRHPFPENDTEFKLWRKYPIPVEYLLRDFLVSDLPLPPALDLDKLPGSTYLKDIGWVAMHTNLGSPKKDIFLQFKSSPYGSYSHSHADQNSIIVSAYGEPFLINSGYREYHRSPHHQGHTRQTLSKNNLLINGQGQPAQNKMAKGKITGYQATPDFTWARGDATAAYKANPKLSKVRLAQREVIMLPDGLIISRDEVQLDEPGVVQWLLHSVNAPETDASTSTVTLHSGDKGMRVALASLDSPLSFSVSDTFTVPVDPKYLNKGYVPQYHLTATTETPAARQVIYAVMTPLDAPGHPGATILDAADDHLSVVCADGERFRLVFTQAGPEKLAMEPTSGKTN; translated from the coding sequence ATGATGAAAACCCACCTCATTGCCACCCTGTTGCTCTGCTGCGCCCTGCATCCGCTCAGCGCCACGAACCAATGGATCCGCCCCGCGGACTTACCCGAAGTCCCGCCGGAGCCTCCCCGCACCTGGATCCTCAAAGACCAGCAGGAACGCTTCGCCAAGTACTGCCTTGAGGGCGAGGATGCCCGTTTCTTTGCCAACCTGAAGGCCGACTTTGACCGGCAATACCTCCACGTGGCCTTTCCGGCTGAGCCGGAGTCCTTCGGCGATTCCAACCCAAGCACGCGCACTTCGGACAAAATCGACGCCTGGCGCGAAGCCCAGGACACCTGCAACCTCGCGGCCGGAGTCGCCAGTACCGCCGCCATCATCTGGCGCGCCACCGGCGAACAGGCTTACCTCGACAAAGCGCGGGAGTTCCTCCTCGGCGTGACCGAGTGGGACCTCGACGGGGCCACCAACATCCTCTATAATGACGAGACGAACTTCCGCCTCCTGCGCCTCCTGCCGGAAACCTATGACCAGATCCGCGACGAACTCACCCCGGAGGAACGCACGCGCGTGCTGGATATGTTCCGCGCCCGTGGCAACCTGACCTTCCAGCACATGCTCGACAACCGCACGGGCCTGGTCATCCGTAACTCCCTGCTTGTCGAGCCCTCCAGTCACCCGGTACGCTTCGTCCCCATGCTCGGGCTGATGGGGCTCGCCCTCTGGGACGACCTGCCCGAGGCGCAAGACTGGTTCGCCTTTGCCTACCGCTTCTACCGTGAACAGTTCCCCCCGTGGGGCGGCGACGACGGCGGCTGGGCCGAAGGGCTGGCCTACTGGCGCGGAACCATCGAGCATGCGTCCTTTCAGGACGGGCTCTGGCTCATCGGAGCCCCAGAAGCCTACGCCAATCCCTTCTGGAAACGCACCTTTTACTTCCCGGTCTATTTCCTGACCCCGTGGGCCTCCACCGCCTACGGTGATACCCCGCTGGCGGGCAAGATCGGCATGGAGCCCGGCATCCGCGACATCATTGTCCACGCGGCCAAGATCTATCAGGACGGCTACCTGAGTGCCTATGCCGCGCTTTACGAAGACCGGCATCCATTCCCGGAAAACGACACCGAGTTCAAGCTCTGGCGCAAGTACCCGATCCCGGTCGAATACCTGCTGCGCGACTTCCTGGTCAGCGATCTGCCGCTGCCGCCCGCGCTCGACCTGGACAAGCTTCCCGGCTCAACCTATCTCAAGGATATCGGCTGGGTGGCGATGCACACTAACCTGGGCTCGCCGAAAAAGGACATTTTCCTCCAGTTCAAGTCCAGCCCGTACGGCTCCTACAGCCACAGCCACGCTGACCAGAACAGCATCATCGTCAGCGCCTACGGCGAGCCCTTTCTGATTAACTCCGGCTATCGCGAATACCACCGCAGCCCCCACCATCAGGGCCACACCCGCCAGACGCTCTCCAAAAACAATCTCCTGATCAACGGCCAGGGCCAGCCGGCCCAGAATAAAATGGCCAAGGGGAAGATCACCGGCTACCAGGCGACCCCTGACTTCACCTGGGCGCGGGGCGACGCCACAGCGGCCTACAAGGCCAACCCGAAGCTTTCAAAAGTCCGCCTCGCCCAGCGCGAAGTCATTATGCTCCCCGACGGGTTGATCATTTCGCGCGATGAAGTACAGCTCGACGAGCCGGGCGTCGTCCAATGGCTCCTGCACAGTGTAAACGCGCCCGAAACCGATGCGTCCACCTCGACGGTCACACTTCACTCCGGCGACAAGGGTATGCGCGTCGCGCTGGCCTCGCTGGATTCGCCTCTGAGCTTCTCCGTCAGCGATACCTTCACCGTGCCGGTCGACCCCAAGTACCTGAACAAAGGCTACGTTCCACAGTACCACCTCACCGCGACGACCGAAACGCCCGCCGCCCGCCAAGTCATCTACGCGGTGATGACTCCGCTCGACGCGCCCGGCCACCCCGGAGCCACCATCCTCGACGCAGCCGATGACCACCTGAGCGTCGTCTGTGCCGACGGCGAGCGCTTCCGCCTCGTCTTCACGCAGGCCGGGCCGGAAAAACTAGCCATGGAGCCGACATCAGGAAAAACGAACTAG